The following DNA comes from Lynx canadensis isolate LIC74 chromosome C2, mLynCan4.pri.v2, whole genome shotgun sequence.
gagccctaaaatattttcttgaggatttttctttaaattttggtgTTTGTTGGCCTCTTAAGTTTTATAGCTTGTTGTGATATATTtctcatcaaaaaatattttttttaatgtttatttttgagagagagcacaagcaggggaggggcagagagaaggggacagaggatctgaagcaggctctgtgcaaacagcagAGAGCCGATtctgagctcaaactcatgaactgcgagatggtGATCTGAGCCAAGGTTAGATGCTTGcacaaatgagccacccaggcgccctgcatctctcattttaaataaatatttatatttgtacaaaaacaaaacaaaaaaacaagaggtaagaggaggagaaaaaccaGATAGTCTAGACAGGCAGGATAACATTAAGTGCAGTGTCTGTCAGCAAGAGACTAATGATCAGCCATGGTAAGAAGAGATGCCTCTTTCTGAATAAGTGTGCTAGAGCCTGCTCAGGAGAGCTTATAATCAATGCTCCCCTCTTAGCAACCTTGCCTTCAGTGACTTCACATTGATACCTTAAAATTGGCCagggtgggagtatttacacatTGGAAAATGACAAACACCACAAATCCAGgcactgtgtgcgtgtgtgtgtgcgcgcgcgggCATCCCCGAGCTGGTTTAGCTGCATGCAAATGACTTTCTAAAAGAGTGGTGGATTACAAGGAGAAACTGGCAGTACTCTCAGACTTATACTGTGGgaagatgaaggaaaatgaaggccCAGTGACTTAGAGCCTCTTTTCTGTGAATTAACAAGAGACTTTGATCAACTGCTTGCAGAAAAATTGACATTCCTCTAAAAGGACTTCTGCAGGTGGAGACTGAGCCTATCTAGTCTtgcaggagaaaggaaataaagggaatTATTAATGCAAATGTAAGGAAAGTCAAGCTCAAATAGACCCCCAAGGGCTTAATCTGCATgcatttcttctctcattttcatttgtttgttagcATGGGAAAAACAATGTCCCCAGACAAAAGGATTTTGAAGGTTTGTATGCTGGTCTTTGAAGAAAAAGGTTACAAGAAGGCAAGAGAGTTTAAAGTCATGGGGAAAGACTTAACTCTGGCGTcaaggacaaaaaagaaatatagcaaaGCTAAGAGTACTTTAATagtttaagtaaaatattaaatgatgtggcataaaaatattaagttctaTAAATGCCTAGTTGCTACTCAGAATTTAGTCTGCAATAATTCAGTCTTCAAAAAGATAACTTTCTGAggtaaagtcatttttcttttctagacaAAATAACTTTTACAAGTTATTTCTCTAGATGCTACCTATGAGCGCTCATTAGCTGCCTTGACTCTCAgggtgaattctttcagtttGGCGATTGGTTCCTCAGCTGCAGACACGTTCTTGTTCCCTTCATCTAAGTGGAAACTTTGAAAATTATGTAGTTTTTGAAACAAGATGGAATTCTTTCAAGTTTGTATCTTAGGACACTTAAGAACTTGGATTTGACTTCCAGGATGGTTATACAAAAAGTAAAAGATCAAGTGCTCACAAGGTTAAATTTCAGGAAAGCCCTCTTGGATGCAAGACAAAGGCGGGGTGTAAAACGAAAACAAAAGTAGCTTGAGTTAAAGAGGTCATTTGATTTTAGTCTTCACTCAAGACTGCTCCTCTCTGCCCACTGAAACaggttggttttttctttttctcattctaacTTGGataagattgttttttaaagccCAAAGACTTTGTATATTTACCTATGTAGAGGGAGTCTTGATGCATAAAAGTCTGAACGTTTATATGTGCAAAAAAGAGCTATTTAAAAGCAGCTATACACTTTAATCTTAAAACTTAAATCTGAAAATAGCagggtgaaaatattttatttctggtatTATTTTAATACCATTACTTGCCTATACAGCTTTgttaatgagaaaataagttttgctctaccttttttttctactttgttttataaatgctatctttttttttgttctggtAATAATTATAAAGACATCTAAAATGTATTCCTATATATCTGCCAAAGGATCATGTCTGCAAATAATTTCCAGTCCTTGTTTTACTTActcatatttttaataagattcttatttaaaaatatatttccttaatgTCTTGTATTATTTGGGCATGTTATTCCTTATCACCAGGTCCAAGATTTGtgatgaatgagaaagaaagaacaaagtgcATACTGTGTTAATAATTAACACATAAGAAAATGATGATCAGAATGGTCTTCCAGATTGTAACTTTTCAAATAACCTTAAGGATAAAACTAGTCATTTTAGATTGTTAGCACCTGGTTTTTACATAACGAAAGAAGTTCTTCTATGTGGCATATTTCCTTGGGGGGCCTTCTTTGCTTTACTATCCAAAAAGGCTTAGTAAGAATAAGaacattcttttgaaaatgtacaAGTTGgcacactgttttaaaaatagtagttTCATTAATGATTCCATAAGAATGTTAGAGATTCTTCCAAGTACAAAAGCAATCAAAGGGAAACAGAACGGGTAAGGAAGgagcaaaacaaaactcagcactaaaataaaaacaccgaaagtaatttttatatacttttaaaaacttgtgAATTCTGTGCAAGCTTATCTTACTTCTATAGGGTGTTAATAACCAATATAGTAAAATAACTAGTGATGAGACAAGAAGATTCCTGGCACATCATCTATCCATTCTAGAGTAATAGCTTTATACCTCTGCTGGTAAAACCTtcagtttaacaaatatttactgagcacctagtgtgtgccaggcactctccAAGGTATTAATTAGAAACATAAACCCAATAAGTCACACTCTTAGGGAACTTAAGCACAGAGGGAAAAGGTAGTCTAGGAAACCCATCTTTTCCAAAGGATGGGGTCCATTCTCTAAGAGTGAatgtaggtatgtatgtagaTATAGCTATTGGATCAGGAAAGTCTTCTGGCAAGGCGAGATCCAGGTTAACTGAGGAGGAAGTGGCCCTTTAAGGGAAGAGCAGGAAAGAGTCTATCAGATAAAGGAACAGAATGAGTAATGATGAAGATATGTGCTGCAGCATGTGTATGCCAGCAAAGTGCTTCAAATGAGTACTATTACTGTCTACAGCGTAAGGCACATAGTAGAGAAATGTAGCAGGAACCATGGGTAGGACCACATTAGGGAGGGAGTCTTGGGCATAATGCTAAGGAGCTTGGATTCTATCTTTCAGGTGAAGAAATGTGTCTTTTAGGGGAGAGCTAAGCAGAAGAGTGACAGATTGACATTTTAGAGATAGAGCTCTGGTGGcagtaagaaaatttttttttttaatttattattcagagaaaatgtgtgtgcacataagcaggggaggggtagataaaagggggggtagagagagagaatcccaagcagactctgcctgTCAGTGCGCAGCCTgacacggctcgaactcacgaacggtagtatcataacctgagctgaagtcaagagttggatgcttaactgacggagccagccaggcaccccagaaaaatattttatttttttgatgtttaattttttgaacaatgttctgtcttttttaatgtttatttatttttgagagagagagacacacacagacacaaagtgtgagcggggggaggggcagagagagagggagacacagaatccaaagcagactccgaagcagctctgtgctgacagctcagagcccaaggtggggctcaaacccatgaatggtgagatcatgacctgagccgaagtcggacactcaactgactgagccacctggctccctgaaaataattttattttagatgaaCAATTTAATTTACTGACAATATACTGCATAAGAATCACAAAGttgtatatgtaaaaaataataacattgttATTCCTTTTGCTGAAATCtaatttttcatatgttaaaaactACTTTGTgggtacctgactggctcagttggtagaggatgtgactcttgatcttggggttgtgggttcaagccccatattgggtgtagagattacttaaaaaaggtaaaaccttaaaaaaaaacccaactatttTTACATAAAAGTCATTACTTTCATTTAGGGTATAATGACTAAGAAAATTCCTCAGggtattaattttatctttcatgttTAAATCCTAGCTCTTACACACAGACTTGTAAAACCAAAGGATGAAAAAATAACCTTGGGGATATATTCCTAAGTGGTTTCCATTAAAAGGTTTCAAATTTCAAAGAGTGGCAGATTCAGTCTCACCTATGTTATGGCAACAATCTATTctctagtttttgttgttgtttttagtatttatttatttttgagagagagagagagagagagagagtgagtgtgtatgcataagtggggagggacagagagaatcacaagcaggttccacaatcagcatggagcctgactcctgtgcctgtgagatcataacttgagccgaaatcaagagtcggatgctaactgatagagccacccaggtgccccaataatctATTCTTGAGTAAAAGAATATATGCTAGAtcaaaaattgtttccttttaaacaatattaaaatgaatattctgTATTCCTTTTGACATTTAGATTGGAGCCATGGCTTTGGAACACAACCAGTCAACAGATTACTATTATGAGGAAAATGAAGTGAATGGCACTCATGACTATAGTCAGTATGAAGTGATCTGTATAAAAGAAGAAGTCAGAAAATTTGCAAAagtcttcctgcctgccttcttcaCAATAGCTTTCATCATTGGAATTGCAGGCAATTCCATAGTAGTGGCGATTTATGCCTATTACAAGAAACAGAGAACCAAAACAGATGTGTACATCCTGAATTTGGCAGTGGCAGATTTACTCCTTCTATTTACTCTGCCTTTTTGGGCAGTTAATGCAGTTCATGGGTGGGTTTTAGGGAGAATCATGTGCAAAGTCACTTCAGCCTTGTACACTGTCAATTTCGTCTCTGGAATGCAGTTTCTGGCTTGTATCAGCATAGACAGATATTGGGCAGTAACGAAAGCCCCAAGTCAATCAGGAGTGGGGAAACCATGCTGGCTTATCTGTTTCTTTGTCTGGATGGTTGCCATCTTGCTGAGTATACCACAGCTGGTTTTTTATACAGTAAATCACAAGGCTAGGTGCATTCCCATCTTTCCATATCACCTAGGAACATCAGTGAAAGCATCAATTCAAATGTTGGAAATCTGCATTGGATTTGTAATACCCTTTCTTATTATGGGAGTATGCTACTTTGTCACAGCAAGGACACTCATCAGGATgcccaacattaaaaaatctcGACCCCTCAAAGTTCTGCTCACGGTGGTTATAGTTTTCATTGTCACTCAGCTGCCTTATAACATTGTCAGGTTCTGCCAAGTCATAG
Coding sequences within:
- the ACKR4 gene encoding atypical chemokine receptor 4, whose amino-acid sequence is MALEHNQSTDYYYEENEVNGTHDYSQYEVICIKEEVRKFAKVFLPAFFTIAFIIGIAGNSIVVAIYAYYKKQRTKTDVYILNLAVADLLLLFTLPFWAVNAVHGWVLGRIMCKVTSALYTVNFVSGMQFLACISIDRYWAVTKAPSQSGVGKPCWLICFFVWMVAILLSIPQLVFYTVNHKARCIPIFPYHLGTSVKASIQMLEICIGFVIPFLIMGVCYFVTARTLIRMPNIKKSRPLKVLLTVVIVFIVTQLPYNIVRFCQVIDIIYSLITDCDMSKRMDVAIQITESIALFHSCLNPVLYVFMGASFKNYIMKVAKKYGSWRRQRQNVDEIPFDSEDPTEPTSTFSI